Proteins encoded in a region of the Panicum hallii strain FIL2 chromosome 3, PHallii_v3.1, whole genome shotgun sequence genome:
- the LOC112885747 gene encoding uncharacterized protein LOC112885747, which produces MPSPGSIRHAMQKKPGSSRRWTHSGYWEENEDEFIAIRSKGGGESSSSPSSSPCYEGVRRTLEFYEHNGTKTDWVIHEYNHLTDNMFIQDDMVLRKVFNKKHTDRVRSYLEPLDNIMETYHEALGEHGHDWQGFILDLEPVQDTLATELYSAKRTLFYEVKPSLWGGCQEAEFGCGEFPTASAAPDGESDDVWQHFTRINTKDPDVVYAACYRCDRVLRAHSKNGTSHLRRHLKTHTCTCNNNPSSTTEDQEILRELRANLDLYKQGKMEGRVVDSPDLNASVDPWDLPTPRYFTSSLSRKTHQGRWEEIKSNDKLIAIRIGQLPVPQYAGLRRTLEFHHDDGTKTDWIMLEYHQVDEYNTHDLLLEGSMVFRKVIQIFKELERMWNGDDEEEERYIGEREEEVEACMSTLLRDCLLGEVGQSDQSRVGKRKRTGAPEGGSEVWLYFTKIYTMDPDRVYAVCHSCDRGYKGHSKNGTSHLKRHNKTCSSKHRKV; this is translated from the exons ATGCCATCTCCCGGCTCAATTCGTCATGCCATGCAGAAGAAGCCGGGGAGCTCGAGACGGTGGACACATTCTGGGTACTGGGAAGAGAACGAAGACGAGTTCATCGCGATCCGCTCCAAGGGAGGAGGAGAAAGCTCGTCCTCGCCCTCCAGCTCGCCGTGCTACGAAGGGGTTAGGAGGACCCTGGAGTTTTACGAGCACAACGGCACCAAGACGGACTGGGTCATCCACGAGTACAACCACCTCACTGACAACATGTTTATACAG GATGATATGGTTCTTCGTAAGGTATTCAATAAAAAACACACAGATCGGGTCCGCTCTTATTTGGAGCCTCTTGACAATATAATGGAAACTTACCATGAAGCACTCGGCGAGCACG GTCACGACTGGCAGGGTTTTATTCTCGATTTGGAGCCGGTTCAGGACACCTTAGCGACGGAATTGTATTCTGCGAAGAGAACTCTGTTCTACGAGGTTAAGCCGTCCCTATGGGGAGGTTGTCAAGAAGCAGAATTTGGGTGTGGGGAGTTCCCAACTGCGTCCGCTGCTCCAGATGGAGAATCAGATGATGTTTGGCAGCACTTCACCAGGATAAACACCAAAGATCCCGATGTGGTGTACGCAGCGTGCTACCGCTGTGACAGGGTGCTCAGGGCTCATTCCAAGAATGGCACTTCTCACCTCAGAAGGCACCTTAAGACTCACACATGTACATGCAACAACAATCCATCATCCACCACTGAGGACCAGGAGATCCTGCGTGAGCTCCGCGCAAACCTCGATCTCTACAAGCAGGGGAAGATGGAGGGAAGGGTTGTCGACTCTCCGGACCTCAACGCTAGTGTGGATCCGTGGGATCTTCCCACCCCACGCTACTTCACGAGCTCGCTGAGCCGGAAGACGCATCAGGGGCGCTGGGAGGAGATTAAGAGTAATGACAAGCTCATCGCCATCCGCATCGGTCAGTTGCCGGTGCCGCAGTACGCGGGGCTGAGGAGGACCCTGGAGTTCCACCATGATGACGGCACCAAGACGGACTGGATCATGCTCGAGTACCACCAGGTCGATGAGTACAACACCCACGACCTGCTTCTTGAG GGGAGCATGGTGTTTCGCAAGGTAATCCAAATTTTCAAAGAGTTGGAAAGGATGTGGAATGGGGACGACGAAGAAGAAGAGCGCTACATCG GTGAGCGTGAAGAAGAGGTGGAGGCGTGCATGAGCACCTTGCTCCGTGACTGCTTGCTCGGTGAGGTTGGTCAAAGTGATCAATCACGGGTTGGAAAGCGCAAGAGGACCGGTGCTCCGGAGGGCGGATCAGAAGTTTGGCTGTACTTCACTAAGATTTACACCATGGATCCTGACAGGGTGTATGCAGTGTGCCACTCTTGTGACAGGGGTTACAAGGGTCACTCCAAGAATGGCACCTCTCACCTCAAAAGGCACAACAAGACATGCTCAAGCAAGCACCGGAAAGTGTAG